A section of the Hevea brasiliensis isolate MT/VB/25A 57/8 chromosome 17, ASM3005281v1, whole genome shotgun sequence genome encodes:
- the LOC110642802 gene encoding uncharacterized protein LOC110642802: protein MSFVKGSSQNTWHPAMTANTTLASYWLNWRLLLCTIWVLISITIASILMWKYENFHKAERGSGDNKQETEADLYDDETWRPCLKGIHAAWLLVFRVFAFFVLLVLLSVVALVDGGSIFYYYTQWTFTLVTIYFMLGSFLSVRGCYLYHRRVCRDKVDSVEVDSEQGNCATPAPGERSNTSIEKRSSNSNEQLDRRQPAGKWAFLFQIVFQMNAGAVMLTDCVFWFVIVPFLAIKDYHLTALVISMHSMNAIFLLCDTALNCMRFPWFRIAYFFIWTVIYVLFQWIVHAFFRIWWPYPFLDLSSPYAPLWYFSVGVMHIPCYGIFAFIIKLKHTLFSRWFPDSYQCPR, encoded by the exons ATGAGTTTTGTAAAAGGATCCTCCCAGAATACTTGGCATCCTGCCATGACTGCTAATACAACCCTGGCCAGTTACTGGCTAAACTGGAGGCTCCTCCTTTGCACCATTTGGGTCTTAATCTCAATAACTATTGCATCCATCCTTATGTGGAAATATGAAAACTTTCACAAAGCCGAACGGGGTAGTGGAGACAACAAGCAAGAAACAGAAGCAGATTTGTATGATGATGAAACTTGGCGACCCTGCCTAAAGGGAATCCACGCTGCCTGGTTGCTAGTTTTCAGAGTTTTTGCTTTCTTTGTGCTTTTGGTGCTGCTGAGTGTTGTTGCTTTAGTGGATGGGGGCAGCATATTTTACTACTATACTCA GTGGACATTTACTTTAGTCACCATTTACTTTATG CTTGGATCATTTCTGTCCGTGCGCGGATGTTACCTATATCACAGAAGAGTTTGTCGAGATAAGGTTGATAGCGTAGAGGTAGATTCAGAGCAAGGAAACTGTGCTACTCCTGCACCTGGAGAAAGGTCCAATACTTCCATAGAAAAGAGAAGCTCAAACTCAAATGAACAACTTGACAGGAGGCAACCGGCAGGGAAATGGGCTTTTCTCTTTCAAATAGTTTTCCAG ATGAATGCAGGGGCTGTTATGCTCACAGATTGtgtattttggtttgtaattgtTCCATTCCTTGCAATCAAGGATTACCATCTAACTGCT TTGGTTATAAGTATGCATTCGATGAATGCCATTTTCTTACTCTGTGATACTGCCTTAAATTGCATG cggTTTCCTTGGTTTCGAATTGCATATTTCTTCATATGGACAGTAATATATGTTTTATTCCAGTGGATTGTCCATGCATTTTTCAGAATATG GTGGCCATATCCATTCCTTGACTTGTCATCTCCATATGCCCCTTTATG GTACTTCTCTGTGGGTGTGATGCACATCCCATGCTATGGTATTTTCGCTTTTATTATAAAGCTGAAACACACTCTGTTCTCAAGATGGTTCCCTGATTCCTATCAATGTCCAAGGTAG
- the LOC110642832 gene encoding uncharacterized protein LOC110642832 codes for MHLLPSLKGFTDFTAGARTFLPVRTSGFERRHWLNFADSSRNCRIVACSVERNGNGGGGGASSSSNSSSGSDMGSDYRASSFLFRTQTYALLKQQMEVAAQSEDYEEAARIRDSLKSFEEEEPILRLRRLLKEAISEERFEDAARHRDELKEIAPHSLLKCSSDATTLGIRVQVRSVYIEGRSQPSKGQYFFAYRIRITNNSDRPVQLLRRHWIITDANGKTENVWGIGVIGEQPVILPKTGFEYSSACPLSTPNGRMEGDFEMKHIDRVGSTTFNVAIAPFSVSILGDESEPF; via the exons ATGCATTTGCTGCCCAGTCTTAAAGGGTTTACGGATTTTACCGCCGGCGCCAGGACCTTCTTGCCGGTCCGGACATCCGGTTTCGAGAGAAGACACTGGCTCAATTTTGCGGATTCCTCTAGGAATTGTAGGATTGTCGCGTGTTCCGTTGAGAGAAATGGGAATGGCGGTGGAGGAGGAGCGAGTTCGAGCTCCAACTCGAGTTCCGGGTCGGACATGGGCTCGGATTATAGGGCGAGTTCGTTTTTGTTTCGGACTCAAACTTATGCTTTGTTGAAACAGCAAATGGAGGTTGCTGCCCAATCTGAG GACTACGAAGAAGCTGCCAGAATTCGTGATTCATTGAAATCCTTTGAGGAAGAAGAGCCAATTCTGAGACTTCGCAGGTTACTCAAGGAGGCCATCAGTGAAGAGCGGTTTGAG GATGCTGCTAGGCATCGAGATGAACTAAAGGAAATTGCACCACATTCCCTCCTGAAATGTTCAAGCGATGCAACAACCTTG GGGATCAGAGTTCAGGTTAGGAGTGTGTACATTGAAGGCCGAAGTCAGCCTTCAAAGGGACAGTATTTTTTTGCATACAGAATAAGAATCACAAATAACTCAGATCGTCCTGTTCAGCTTCTCAGAAGACATTGGATTATCACGGATGCCAATGGAAAAACTGAAAATGTTTG GGGGATTGGTGTTATAGGTGAACAGCCAGTTATACTTCCTAAGACAGGGTTTGAATACTCATCTGCTTGCCCATTATCTACCCCAAATGGCAGAATG GAAGGTGACTTTGAGATGAAACACATCGATAGAGTAGGGTCAACAACTTTCAACGTGGCTATTGCACCATTTTCTGTGTCAATACTAGGAGATGAAAGTGAACCTTTCTGA
- the LOC110642801 gene encoding uncharacterized protein LOC110642801 isoform X2 gives MIDGEGPRDDVSGPASPDPFESFLPKLSGGGDVSPESLSRYSSCGGESEFERYCSANSVMGTPSFCSSFGPLNDSIESEFGSLRSLDGGLENFSLGGRFDRNLEERKLSGSGFDLLKGSVKEGIANNGISELELYCAEGNCGESCGIDNDLDSRQEFVNGRTSERGSIGGRVGDELNFASDVGEGSLGLAISEGNDGRFCRLDSDLGLEFDGREEGGEEDEISSRYEHSEDDSMYGCGSDDENRKNLYTQSSIQYSKNENVENENPLLINSSVAFGSEDWDDFEQETGGGNLTSLTLDNFQEQKKQDFVTERNLFNSKSTASICVPVIGLTERGKDVSTESSSIKQVEENELIEDFNTFSAVPIGSQNCGQMQAEEARDIPVSIGSQNCGLMQAEEARDIPVSICKVQGTCELAKDYTSTSIATSHLPSSCKLQEENDPFVEKNPRELGSNITDCSMQGKCLCLKSEIIRVDDSKVLDNQEIGNLNVKVDPLSDATNQLYSHPTEHFENESVKFIEDHKLNSTPLLLETNRGETLNNSSVDLFEDDPAPVKADKVELNEIYDEIVNEMEEILLDSSESPGARFPQRNRMSQSQLSLPLRDGGLTASTSGPDDSFPLITQPLRIDGIEVVGAKQKKGDVSLSERLVGVKGYTVYRIRVWSGQDQWEVERRYRDFFTLYRRLKSLFTDQGWTLPLPWSSVEKESRKIFGNASPDVVSERSVLIQECLHSIIHSGYFSSPPSALFWFLSPQDPVPSSPTSQKPVPWSTFSNREAEPGNISTLGKTISLIVEIKPYKSMKQLLEAQHYTCAGCHKHFDDGMTLVRDFVQALGWGKPQICEYTGQLFCSSCHTNETAVLPARVLHYWDFTQYPVSQLAKSYLDSIHEQPMLCVSAVNPFLFSKVPALHHIMGVRKKIGTMLPYVRCPFRRTINRGLGSRRYLLESNDFFALRDLIDLSKGAFAALPVMVETVSRKILEHITDRCLICCDVGVPCSARQACDNPSSLIFPFQEDEIERCTSCESVFHKTCFGRLTNCSCGVLTGEEKTMGATNKLSRKASDLLGRKSGSVLPMGLLSGLFSRAKPEMMKDYQDSDTVILMGSLPSTSL, from the exons ATGATCGATGGAGAGGGACCTCGCGACGACGTCTCCGGGCCTGCCTCTCCTGATCCGTTCGAGTCGTTCCTGCCGAAGTTGTCCGGCGGCGGCGATGTATCCCCTGAATCGCTGTCGCGATACTCCTCATGCGGAGGAGAGTCGGAGTTCGAGCGGTATTGTAGTGCGAACTCTGTCATGGGCACGCCTAGTTTTTGTAGCTCGTTTGGACCTCTTAACGATTCTATAGAGTCTGAGTTCGGGTCCTTGAGGAGTTTGGATGGTGGTTTGGAAAATTTTAGTTTGGGAGGGAGGTTTGATAGGAATTTGGAGGAGCGGAAGCTTTCTGGTTCcggttttgatcttttgaaagggAGTGTGAAAGAGGGGATCGCAAACAATGGAATTAGTGAATTGGAATTGTATTGTGCCGAAGGGAATTGTGGGGAAAGTTGTGGAATCGATAATGACTTGGATAGTAGGCAAGAATTTGTTAATGGGAGAACCAGTGAGAGGGGCTCCATTGGTGGTAGAGTTGGAGATGAATTGAATTTTGCGTCAGATGTTGGAGAAGGGTCTTTGGGTCTAGCTATTAGTGAAGGGAATGATGGTCGCTTCTGCAGGTTGGATTCAGACTTGGGTTTGGAGTTTGATGGAAGGGAGGAGGGGGGGGAGGAAGATGAGATCTCATCTCGATATGAACATTCTGAAGACGATTCAATGTATGGCTGTGGTTCAGATGATGAAAATAGGAAGAATTTGTATACTCAGAGCAGCATACAATATAGCAAGAATGAAAATGTTGAGAATGAGAATCCGCTGCTTATCAATTCATCAGTAGCATTTGGTTCAGAGGATTGGGATGATTTTGAGCAAGAAACAGGGGGAGGCAATCTCACATCTCTGACTTTGGATAACTTTCAGGAGCAGAAAAAACAGGATTTTGTAACTGAAAGAAACCTTTTTAATTCCAAGTCCACAGCCTCAATATGTGTACCAGTTATTGGTCTTACTGAGAGAGGGAAAGATGTGAGTACGGAATCTTCTAGCATCAAACAGGTTGAAGAAAATGAATTAATAGAAGATTTCAATACTTTTTCTGCAGTACCTATTGGTTCTCAGAATTGTGGCCAGATGCAGGCGGAAGAAGCAAGAGACATTCCTGTGTCTATTGGTTCTCAGAATTGTGGACTGATGCAGGCAGAAGAAGCAAGAGACATTCCTGTCTCTATTTGTAAGGTCCAAGGAACTTGTGAATTAGCCAAAGATTACACAAGTACCTCAATTGCAACATCTCATTTACCAAGTTCTTGCAAGTTACAGGAAGAAAAT GATCCTTTTGTAGAAAAAAATCCCAGAGAGTTAGGATCAAATATCACAGATTGCAGCATGCAAGGGAAGTGTCTGTGCTTGAAATCTGAGATCATTCGTGTTGATGACAGCAAAGTTTTAGATAATCAAGAGATTGGGAATTTAAATGTGAAAGTGGATCCCCTTTCTGATGCAACTAATCAACTTTATTCCCATCCAACTGAACATTTTGAAAATGAAAGTGTGAAATTCATTGAAGACCATAAACTAAATTCAACACCATTGTTGCTTGAGACTAACAGGGGTGAAACATTGAATAACTCTTCTGTAGATCTTTTTGAAGATGATCCTGCACCAGTTAAG GCAGACAAAGTTGAgcttaatgaaatttatgatgaaattgtcAATGAAATGGAAGAAATTTTACTTGACTCTAGTGAGTCTCCAGGGGCTAGGTTCCCTCAGCGCAATCGCATGTCACAATCACAGCTATCTTTGCCTCTAAGGGACGGTGGGTTGACTGCTTCCACTTCAGGTCCAGATGATTCCTTCCCACTAATCACCCAGCCACTGAGAATTGATGGGATTGAAGTTGTTGGTGCCAAGCAGAAGAAAGGAGATGTCTCTCTTAGTGAAAGATTGGTTGGGGTGAAAGGATATACTGTATATAGAATAAGAGTGTGGAGTGGCCAGGATCAGTGGGAGGTTGAACGCAGATATCGCGATTTCTTCACACTCTATCGTCGGCTGAAATCATTATTCACTGACCAGGGCTGGACACTTCCTCTTCCCTGGTCCTCTGTGGAAAAGGAATCTAGAAAAATATTTGGGAATGCATCTCCAGATGTTGTTTCTGAGAGAAGTGTACTGATTCAAGAGTGCTTGCATTCAATTATTCATTCTGGTTATTTTTCCAGTCCCCCAAGTGCATTGTTTTGGTTTTTGAGTCCTCAAGATCCAGTTCCTAGTTCCCCTACATCACAAAAACCAGTGCCTTGGTCTACATTCTCTAACAGAGAAGCAGAACCAGGGAACATCTCCACTTTAGGGAAGACAATATCACTTATTGTTGAAATTAAGCCATACAAATCTATGAAACAATTGCTAGAAGCCCAACATTATACTTGTGCTGGATGCCACAAACATTTTGATGATGGAATGACACTAGTGCGAGACTTTGTGCAAGCACTTGGATGGGGAAAGCCTCAAATTTGTGAATACACTGGTCAATTGTTTTGTTCTTCATGCCATACAAATGAAACTGCAGTTTTGCCAGCAAGAGTTCTACATTATTGGGATTTTACTCAATATCCAGTCTCTCAATTGGCTAAGTCATACTTGGATTCCATACATGAGCAG CCCATGCTTTGTGTGAGTGCAGTTAATCCTTTCCTATTCTCAAAGGTCCCAGCCCTGCACCATATTATGGGTGTGAGGAAAAAAATAGGAACTATGCTTCCATATGTTCGCTGCCCATTCCGCAGGACCATCAACAGAGGACTTGGATCTCGTAGATATCTTCTTGAAAGCAATGATTTTTTCGCGCTTAGAGACCTCATTGATCTCTCAAAAGGGGCTTTTGCAG CATTACCCGTGATGGTGGAGACTGTCTCAAGAAAAATTTTGGAGCATATAACGGACCGCTGCCTCATCTGCTGTGATGTGGGAGTTCCCTGCAGTGCCCGACAAGCTTGTGATAATCCATCTTCACTCATTTTCCCTTTTCAG GAAGATGAGATTGAAAGGTGTACATCTTGCGAGTCTGTATTCCATAAGACTTGCTTCGGAAGGCTCACAAACTGCTCTTGTGGAGTACTTACTGGAGAGGAGAAGACCATGGGGGCCACTAATAAGCTGAGCCGTAAGGCTAGTGATTTGTTGGGAAGGAAATCGGGCTCTGTTTTGCCTATGGGATTGCTTTCTGGACTATTTTCAAGGGCAAAGCCAGAAATGATGAAGGATTACCAGGACAGTGACACTGTTATTTTAATGGGTTCTTTACCGAGCACTTCTCTTTGA
- the LOC110642801 gene encoding uncharacterized protein LOC110642801 isoform X1 encodes MIDGEGPRDDVSGPASPDPFESFLPKLSGGGDVSPESLSRYSSCGGESEFERYCSANSVMGTPSFCSSFGPLNDSIESEFGSLRSLDGGLENFSLGGRFDRNLEERKLSGSGFDLLKGSVKEGIANNGISELELYCAEGNCGESCGIDNDLDSRQEFVNGRTSERGSIGGRVGDELNFASDVGEGSLGLAISEGNDGRFCRLDSDLGLEFDGREEGGEEDEISSRYEHSEDDSMYGCGSDDENRKNLYTQSSIQYSKNENVENENPLLINSSVAFGSEDWDDFEQETGGGNLTSLTLDNFQEQKKQDFVTERNLFNSKSTASICVPVIGLTERGKDVSTESSSIKQVEENELIEDFNTFSAVPIGSQNCGQMQAEEARDIPVSIGSQNCGLMQAEEARDIPVSICKVQGTCELAKDYTSTSIATSHLPSSCKLQEENVRGISDTFKLVQGANDTTNLFKSGIFDVKQDPFVEKNPRELGSNITDCSMQGKCLCLKSEIIRVDDSKVLDNQEIGNLNVKVDPLSDATNQLYSHPTEHFENESVKFIEDHKLNSTPLLLETNRGETLNNSSVDLFEDDPAPVKADKVELNEIYDEIVNEMEEILLDSSESPGARFPQRNRMSQSQLSLPLRDGGLTASTSGPDDSFPLITQPLRIDGIEVVGAKQKKGDVSLSERLVGVKGYTVYRIRVWSGQDQWEVERRYRDFFTLYRRLKSLFTDQGWTLPLPWSSVEKESRKIFGNASPDVVSERSVLIQECLHSIIHSGYFSSPPSALFWFLSPQDPVPSSPTSQKPVPWSTFSNREAEPGNISTLGKTISLIVEIKPYKSMKQLLEAQHYTCAGCHKHFDDGMTLVRDFVQALGWGKPQICEYTGQLFCSSCHTNETAVLPARVLHYWDFTQYPVSQLAKSYLDSIHEQPMLCVSAVNPFLFSKVPALHHIMGVRKKIGTMLPYVRCPFRRTINRGLGSRRYLLESNDFFALRDLIDLSKGAFAALPVMVETVSRKILEHITDRCLICCDVGVPCSARQACDNPSSLIFPFQEDEIERCTSCESVFHKTCFGRLTNCSCGVLTGEEKTMGATNKLSRKASDLLGRKSGSVLPMGLLSGLFSRAKPEMMKDYQDSDTVILMGSLPSTSL; translated from the exons ATGATCGATGGAGAGGGACCTCGCGACGACGTCTCCGGGCCTGCCTCTCCTGATCCGTTCGAGTCGTTCCTGCCGAAGTTGTCCGGCGGCGGCGATGTATCCCCTGAATCGCTGTCGCGATACTCCTCATGCGGAGGAGAGTCGGAGTTCGAGCGGTATTGTAGTGCGAACTCTGTCATGGGCACGCCTAGTTTTTGTAGCTCGTTTGGACCTCTTAACGATTCTATAGAGTCTGAGTTCGGGTCCTTGAGGAGTTTGGATGGTGGTTTGGAAAATTTTAGTTTGGGAGGGAGGTTTGATAGGAATTTGGAGGAGCGGAAGCTTTCTGGTTCcggttttgatcttttgaaagggAGTGTGAAAGAGGGGATCGCAAACAATGGAATTAGTGAATTGGAATTGTATTGTGCCGAAGGGAATTGTGGGGAAAGTTGTGGAATCGATAATGACTTGGATAGTAGGCAAGAATTTGTTAATGGGAGAACCAGTGAGAGGGGCTCCATTGGTGGTAGAGTTGGAGATGAATTGAATTTTGCGTCAGATGTTGGAGAAGGGTCTTTGGGTCTAGCTATTAGTGAAGGGAATGATGGTCGCTTCTGCAGGTTGGATTCAGACTTGGGTTTGGAGTTTGATGGAAGGGAGGAGGGGGGGGAGGAAGATGAGATCTCATCTCGATATGAACATTCTGAAGACGATTCAATGTATGGCTGTGGTTCAGATGATGAAAATAGGAAGAATTTGTATACTCAGAGCAGCATACAATATAGCAAGAATGAAAATGTTGAGAATGAGAATCCGCTGCTTATCAATTCATCAGTAGCATTTGGTTCAGAGGATTGGGATGATTTTGAGCAAGAAACAGGGGGAGGCAATCTCACATCTCTGACTTTGGATAACTTTCAGGAGCAGAAAAAACAGGATTTTGTAACTGAAAGAAACCTTTTTAATTCCAAGTCCACAGCCTCAATATGTGTACCAGTTATTGGTCTTACTGAGAGAGGGAAAGATGTGAGTACGGAATCTTCTAGCATCAAACAGGTTGAAGAAAATGAATTAATAGAAGATTTCAATACTTTTTCTGCAGTACCTATTGGTTCTCAGAATTGTGGCCAGATGCAGGCGGAAGAAGCAAGAGACATTCCTGTGTCTATTGGTTCTCAGAATTGTGGACTGATGCAGGCAGAAGAAGCAAGAGACATTCCTGTCTCTATTTGTAAGGTCCAAGGAACTTGTGAATTAGCCAAAGATTACACAAGTACCTCAATTGCAACATCTCATTTACCAAGTTCTTGCAAGTTACAGGAAGAAAATGTAAGAGGCATTTCTGATACCTTCAAACTAGTCCAAGGTGCTAATGATACAACAAATCTTTTTAAGAGTGGCATCTTTGATGTGAAGCAGGATCCTTTTGTAGAAAAAAATCCCAGAGAGTTAGGATCAAATATCACAGATTGCAGCATGCAAGGGAAGTGTCTGTGCTTGAAATCTGAGATCATTCGTGTTGATGACAGCAAAGTTTTAGATAATCAAGAGATTGGGAATTTAAATGTGAAAGTGGATCCCCTTTCTGATGCAACTAATCAACTTTATTCCCATCCAACTGAACATTTTGAAAATGAAAGTGTGAAATTCATTGAAGACCATAAACTAAATTCAACACCATTGTTGCTTGAGACTAACAGGGGTGAAACATTGAATAACTCTTCTGTAGATCTTTTTGAAGATGATCCTGCACCAGTTAAG GCAGACAAAGTTGAgcttaatgaaatttatgatgaaattgtcAATGAAATGGAAGAAATTTTACTTGACTCTAGTGAGTCTCCAGGGGCTAGGTTCCCTCAGCGCAATCGCATGTCACAATCACAGCTATCTTTGCCTCTAAGGGACGGTGGGTTGACTGCTTCCACTTCAGGTCCAGATGATTCCTTCCCACTAATCACCCAGCCACTGAGAATTGATGGGATTGAAGTTGTTGGTGCCAAGCAGAAGAAAGGAGATGTCTCTCTTAGTGAAAGATTGGTTGGGGTGAAAGGATATACTGTATATAGAATAAGAGTGTGGAGTGGCCAGGATCAGTGGGAGGTTGAACGCAGATATCGCGATTTCTTCACACTCTATCGTCGGCTGAAATCATTATTCACTGACCAGGGCTGGACACTTCCTCTTCCCTGGTCCTCTGTGGAAAAGGAATCTAGAAAAATATTTGGGAATGCATCTCCAGATGTTGTTTCTGAGAGAAGTGTACTGATTCAAGAGTGCTTGCATTCAATTATTCATTCTGGTTATTTTTCCAGTCCCCCAAGTGCATTGTTTTGGTTTTTGAGTCCTCAAGATCCAGTTCCTAGTTCCCCTACATCACAAAAACCAGTGCCTTGGTCTACATTCTCTAACAGAGAAGCAGAACCAGGGAACATCTCCACTTTAGGGAAGACAATATCACTTATTGTTGAAATTAAGCCATACAAATCTATGAAACAATTGCTAGAAGCCCAACATTATACTTGTGCTGGATGCCACAAACATTTTGATGATGGAATGACACTAGTGCGAGACTTTGTGCAAGCACTTGGATGGGGAAAGCCTCAAATTTGTGAATACACTGGTCAATTGTTTTGTTCTTCATGCCATACAAATGAAACTGCAGTTTTGCCAGCAAGAGTTCTACATTATTGGGATTTTACTCAATATCCAGTCTCTCAATTGGCTAAGTCATACTTGGATTCCATACATGAGCAG CCCATGCTTTGTGTGAGTGCAGTTAATCCTTTCCTATTCTCAAAGGTCCCAGCCCTGCACCATATTATGGGTGTGAGGAAAAAAATAGGAACTATGCTTCCATATGTTCGCTGCCCATTCCGCAGGACCATCAACAGAGGACTTGGATCTCGTAGATATCTTCTTGAAAGCAATGATTTTTTCGCGCTTAGAGACCTCATTGATCTCTCAAAAGGGGCTTTTGCAG CATTACCCGTGATGGTGGAGACTGTCTCAAGAAAAATTTTGGAGCATATAACGGACCGCTGCCTCATCTGCTGTGATGTGGGAGTTCCCTGCAGTGCCCGACAAGCTTGTGATAATCCATCTTCACTCATTTTCCCTTTTCAG GAAGATGAGATTGAAAGGTGTACATCTTGCGAGTCTGTATTCCATAAGACTTGCTTCGGAAGGCTCACAAACTGCTCTTGTGGAGTACTTACTGGAGAGGAGAAGACCATGGGGGCCACTAATAAGCTGAGCCGTAAGGCTAGTGATTTGTTGGGAAGGAAATCGGGCTCTGTTTTGCCTATGGGATTGCTTTCTGGACTATTTTCAAGGGCAAAGCCAGAAATGATGAAGGATTACCAGGACAGTGACACTGTTATTTTAATGGGTTCTTTACCGAGCACTTCTCTTTGA